A single region of the Anguilla rostrata isolate EN2019 chromosome 11, ASM1855537v3, whole genome shotgun sequence genome encodes:
- the kcnk15 gene encoding potassium channel subfamily K member 15, whose translation MKKQNVRTLSLILCMFSYLLVGAAVFDALESESESSRKRILEQKRNEMKKKYRFSEADYREIERVVLQAEPHRAGRQWKFAGSFYFAITVITTIGYGHAAPGTDAGKVFCMFYAVLGIPLTLVMFQSLGERMNTFVRYLLRMAKECLGMRRTEVSMENMVLVGFLSCIGTLGIGAAAFSHFEGWTFFHAYYYCFITLTTIGFGDFVALQKKEDLQEKTPYVAFSFMYILVGLTVIGAFLNLVVLRFLTMNSEDERRDAEERASVKRERDMVTLCMGEDGRSRSTLFLPMEEGTSRTNLIPSPAEEQEAPRQRPRPLKPQSRISSFCSCMCYRLGACDSPAPSHHEHLGCHTNSVYFNSISYRIEGGLSGTRDNTGQSSPGSTLSPGRCSFREFLRTRRKSV comes from the exons ATGAAGAAGCAGAACGTTCGGACCCTGTCTCTGATCCTCTGTATGTTTTCTTACCTGCTTGTGGGAGCTGCGGTATTCGATGCTCTGGAATCTGAATCTGAGAGCTCCAGGAAAAGAATCTTAGAGCAGAAACGTAACgagatgaagaaaaaatacCGGTTCTCCGAAGCTGACTACCGAGAGATTGAGCGCGTGGTTTTGCAAGCGGAGCCCCATCGTGCTGGGAGGCAGTGGAAATTCGCAGGGTCATTTTACTTTGCCATAACCGTCATCACTACAATAG GTTATGGGCATGCTGCACCTGGCACAGATGCTGGCAAGGTGTTCTGCATGTTCTATGCAGTCCTGGGCATTCCACTGACGCTGGTGATGTTTCAGAGCCTGGGAGAGAGGATGAACACCTTTGTGCGCTACCTGCTGAGGATGGCCAAGGAGTGCCTGGGCATGAGGCGGACAGAGGTCTCTATGGAGAACATGGTTCTGGTAGGCTTCCTGTCCTGTATTGGGACCCTAGGCATAGGGGCAGCAGCTTTCTCCCACTTTGAAGGCTGGACCTTCTTCCATGCATACTACTATTGCTTCATCACCCTCACCACCATTGGTTTTGGGGACTTTGTGGCACTCCAGAAGAAGGAGGACCTGCAGGAGAAGACGCCTTACGTGGCCTTCAGCTTCATGTACATCCTGGTGGGGCTGACCGTCATCGGGGCCTTCCTGAACCTGGTGGTGCTCCGCTTTCTCACCATGAACTCTGAGGACGAGCGGCGAGACGCGGAGGAGCGGGCGTcggtgaagagggagagggacatgGTGACCCTGTGCATGGGCGAGGACGGACGCAGCAGGAGCACCCTCTTCCTCCCCATGGAGGAGGGCACCAGCCGCACCAACCTCATTCCCTCCCCGGCCGAGGAGCAAGAGGCTCCCCGGCAGAGACCGCGGCCCCTAAAGCCCCAGTCCCGCATCAGCTCCTTCTGCTCCTGCATGTGCTACCGGCTGGGCGCCTGCGACAGCCCCGCTCCCTCGCACCACGAGCACCTGGGCTGCCACACCAACTCCGTCTACTTCAACTCCATCTCCTACAGGATTGAGGGCGGGCTGTCCGGCACCAGGGACAACACAGGCCAGTCTTCCCCGGGCAGCACCCTGTCCCCTGGACGCTGCAGCTTCAGGGAGTTCCTGCGCACAAGGAGGAAGTCTGTGtag